One Manihot esculenta cultivar AM560-2 chromosome 18, M.esculenta_v8, whole genome shotgun sequence genomic window carries:
- the LOC110606147 gene encoding uncharacterized protein LOC110606147 translates to MAVYDGIGNPREHVLNYKTFMELQTLSNALMCKVFPTTLSGPARTWFNSLEAGSIRSFGDLAIRFISRFIAGVPEDRKTSYLETVRQRRDESLREYVARFNTEALQIPELDEGRAVKAMQKGTTSPEFFGSLSRKPPNSLAELMKRAEKYIRQDDALETSRFARGATDKGKAPEEGGQRDTRRSTTRNLNPTDNHGREGTKDPFLLGSQRRIHSFRGFQRSRPRSTPLEPKCSWPSKTRSSYNGLDL, encoded by the coding sequence ATGGCCGTATATGACGGAATCGGGAATCCCCGGGAGCACGTCCTGAACTACAAAACTTTCATGGAACTGCAGACTTTATCAAATGCTTTGATGTGCAAAGTgttcccaacgacgctctcggggccagcacggACGTGGTTTAATAGTCTTGAGGCCGGAAGTATCAGaagctttggagatctggccattcgcttcatcagccggttcatcgcCGGAGTGCCGGAAGATAGGAAGACAAGCTATCTGGAGACAGTCAGGCAGAGAAGGGATGAATCGCTTAGGGAATACGTGGCccgcttcaatacggaggccttaCAGATCCCTGAGCTGGATGAGGGCAGAGCAGTCAAAGCCATGCAGAAAGGGACGACCTCACCCGAATTCTTTGGCTcgttgagcaggaagcctcctaACTCGCTGGCCGAGCTAATGAAAAGAGCAgagaagtacataaggcaggatgatgccttggaaACAAGCAGATTTGCCAGGGGAGCGACAGATAAggggaaagccccggaggaaggaGGCCAGAGAGACACGAGAAGAAGCACGACAAGAAACCTGAACCCTACAGACAACCATGGGagagaagggaccaaagacccctTCCTCCTCGGGTCTCAGAGAAGAATCCACTCCTTCCGTGGGTTCCAGAGAAGCCGACCCCGCTCAACGCCtttagagccgaagtgctcatggccgtccaaGACAAGGAGTTCTTACAATGGCCTAGACCTATGA